The genomic stretch atatttactgagtaccacTCTGTGCGAGGCATTGTTTTAGGCCCTGGCTCTCCAAGGGTAGACACAAGAGACCCATTCCTGCACCTGTAGTGCTTACATTCTAGGGTGGAAGACAGGCAggataaacatataaacaaataaatgcagtGTGTCCAAggtaataatagcaacaatgtaccAGATGAGCATGGCTTATGGATAAGTGAACTCTATGACAGCAGTGTtataagggatgggagggagcaaCTGGGAATATTCTGTTATAAGTATCTGCACCACCCATGAAGCGGTTATAGCATTATTTGAAAGCTCTCTCAACTTACTTGTAAATATATAGTGCAAATTCCAGGGCAATcactaaaatgttcttttttttaaaaaagagctataattgacatgctaagagaggagagaaaatggaatcatatgaaatgctcaattaaaaccagagagggcagaaaaagagtggaagacaaaaaaaaaaaaaagaaataacaatgggaacaaatagaaaacagttacaaacatggtagatattaatccaattgCATCAATAATGATTGTCACTGAGAATGGTCTCCAACACACGAACTAAAAGACAGAGACTATCGTGAGTGGATTAAAATAGTGAAGACCCAAGCATACGTTTTCTACAAAAAagccactttaaatataaagactccCATTGATTAAACAACTAAGATTGCCAGAAGGTGCCAAATGCTATGAAAATAACAATTGCATGATGAAGaagaggtgtggggagggggatgCTAAGACCTCACGGTCAGAGGAGGGTTCCCTTAGGTGGGGATGTATGACCAACAGAATAAGAAGGAGCCCACCATGCAATCTGCCGGGACAGACAATTTGGGTTAAAGGAATAAAAGGTATATTCACCAAGAAGGAACAGCAGCAAATACAAAAGCCCACTCTGGTTGTGGCTTGTTGCAGACCCGGCCCCCTGGAACCCACTTTCTGCTCTGTTCCATACCCCAGGAGGCTGGCCCCAACAGATGGCCCCAACCAGGCAGAAGGCAGAAGAGTCAGGTGTTCCTTTGGGCACCCAGTCTGCCAAAGTCTCTCTGAGTGGCGTCTTCTGGGTCCCAGGTTCCTTAAGAGCTGCAcctcttccttctgccccagACACCAGAGCCCCACACCATCCAGCTTCCCCTTTTGTTCCAGACACCAGAGCCTCTGCAACTGCCCCATTTACACACAGCTGTGCACTTTAACCACATTAGTGCACCTGCCGTGGCTTCTAGTCAGTGAGCCTCCTGACTCCCCTCTGCTCGTGCTTCCTGTCTCGTTTGTTGGGTTCAGCCCCAAACACTCTAGCACACTGACGTTTTCGAGGATAAATGATCCAGTGCCTGACCTCCCACTCTATGACCCAGAGTCTGGTGGCTCATGAAAGTGGTGGGGTCAGGTGTGGGGTGTGTGAGACTACAGGGTGGCAGTCTGGACCAAAAAGGGATTGTGAGAAAAGTGGGGTCATGCCATCTGAGGCAGGATGGGGAAGGAGTGGAACTTGTTTCCAATATGGGTAGTGAACTGCACAATTTAAGGTCATACAATCGTGAGCAGGAGCCATGGGAACCTGTCTTCATCAGAGAAAGCTTGTCCTCttggatttattttctctaatcctGTAACTCAGTGCAGAAGCCAACCTTCCTCCCTGGTTGTTTTCTCTTGAGGGCCCCCTTGTGtctaagagaaataaaacccaaacagaaatgtttgcaaaatagCTTCAAGCCTACACAGCAGGCCCCCAATTAATATTATCAGGCAATGGCCGGGGATAGTAAAATCACACCAAAATGGTGACACAAATAGCTCAAATCTGCTGCCATCTACAAAACTCAATAATACAGATGCCCAGGTTTCATCAAATCGGTGTCTGGTTCCCATGTGCAAGTTAGTTTCCAAATGAGTGTAAGATGTTTCTCTCCCTGGAAGAGTTTAGAAGGAGCGGAGCagaagactgccctcacttctgacaccatcTGCAGGTTCGCTGAGTGCCCAAAAAAACACACTCAGGTCTGACAGtctgctagaaggactcacagaactcactaaGAGCTGTTGTACTCACGGCTATGGTTTATTACAAGGAGAGAATACAGATGAAGATCAGCCaggggaagagatgcacagggcagaATTCAGGAGGGTTCCAAACACGGGGCTTCCAGATGTCCTCTTCCTGCAGAGTCATGGACAGCACTGACTCCTCCTGGCAACCATGTGTGACAATAGAGTAGTGTCAACCGGGGAAGCCCACCCGGGCCTTgagtccagagtttttattggggctcCATCATGTGGCATGACTGACCGCCCCCGTGGCTGATGTGTCTCCAGCCCCTTCAGACCCAAAGCCCCACCATGCATTGCATTGTTAGTGTGGCTCAAAGCTCTCACCCTAAATCACTGTTACTATCTGGCTGGGCTGAAGCCCCCAGCAAACAAAGACACTCCTCTCAGCATGACGCTCCAAGGGCTTAAAGATCACCTCCCAGAAGCAAAGGCAGACCTGCCTTCGGGCAGGGTGAGCCTCTACTCCACACGCCcccattctcctcttttccttggCTCCTGCTCTCAGGAGCCTGGCCGGCCTGGGCCTCTCCCTCAGGAGCAGCAGCCAGGCCGTCACTGCTCCTCGGGCCTGTCCCCGTGCTGCACCTGCCACCAAGCCTTTGCTCTTCTAGCAATCCTAAATATCAGCGGGATGATGGAGTACTTGCATGGTGACAGCGTGAACACAAATAACTACCTTGACATCTATGCTTGATTTTCCTCTAATACAACACCGAGGCACCTGCAGTGACTGTGACAGGCATTCACAATCACCTCATGACTGTGTGTTTTTCACATCTCAGCCAAACGCCCCTCCTGCAGTCGGGGATATCCTCTCTCTGAGACTCTCATCAGACACCTGCCTTTCCTcggtttttaaatttctgagcATTAGATACTCCCAAAGcaacaattctttcttttccaaaattacttCTACTCTTTACACGTCTATCTCCCCTACAGTGGTCAATTTTTCTAGAGCAGGGGCTCTGTTCTAAGGTTCTCTTCCTGGCACcctgcctggtacataataggtgCCTAATTAATATCTGAGACAGAAATCAACACATGTTTAAAGCAGTATTAGTAAATCATACTTTTAGTTCTGAAATACAGAAAACTTGAAGCCTACAAATAACCATTTGGGTAGTAGGAGGATAAaagtaacatatatttatatcttcttacACGTGTCCCATATAACTGGAAGGATATTCAAATGATAACTATGTTGCCCGTGGGGAGCAGAACTGGGTAGCTGGGTGGCAGTGTGAAAAGAACACTTTCAATGGTACACCCTTCTAtacttttttgatttttgaaccatgtgaatatattatatattccaaacaagttaatttaaaaattctagcaACAGGGCAATGATTtgtaaattctttattttggCTACTATCAGCTGCATTTATTACTACCAGGGATTTATAATAGCTCAGAGGGGAGTTATTCACTAGATATTCTGTTTTATTAGACACTAAAAATTAGGAACAGACTGGAGGGCATTCTGAATGtaataagaagaagagaaaagatgctCAGGGGAGAACACGAGGTGTGCCCGTCCTTGTTATTAGGAAATGAGTTCAGATCAGATCTAAATTAAATGTCAGCCTCTCCAAAAaagctttagaaaaaaaaaaaatcccacaacaATTATTCACTGGACAGAAAAATGTCGATGTTTCTAGAAGAGATCTCCTTGACATGAAAGACCCAACTTAGGAACGACTATACATAGCACCAAGACAGAGCTGGGATCACGGCAGCCTGGCATCAATGAAGACACTATGGACACAGCACTCTCTAGGGCTAGCTCTCACTCACAGATGCATGAGTTGTTTTACGGCATAAAGAGGTTGTAGACGGTTCTCACGTAGATGTCATCCGGAGGAGGCTTCTTCTTGCTACCAGGCTCAAGAAATTTCTTAATTGTAGGGATATTACTTATTTTCACGGTGAActcctgaaaaaggaaaaaacccaagaGTTCAAGGTTAACAGCAAGGGTATTATTTACTATGAAAATACAGTTGTGCAAAATGGCACATCAAAATCTGTCCAATAAATATCTGGTGCAGGGATTCAACCAGAACTGTAATCCTGCACCTGTTTAGAGTCTGATCTCTTGGTACAATTTATGTACAATCTCTGCCAACGAAGGCTAGACTCTAGATCAGGCTTTATGCAAACCGCACGGATCATACCAAGATGTGAGTTCTtttcagagatggaaaataaaaaagatacttAGAATACGATTATGATACttgcttaaagagaaaaaaggaatgaaaaaaaagacgTGAAGTACCTTAAATCTACTGATACGCTCAGAAAAAATGCATGAGTCATTTAAataaagtactttaaaaagtCATCAGATGGTACAATTTATATTTTAGGATTCAGCTTCCTTGGACTTTTTTACTCCTATTACCAAATGAATCCTCTTTCTGGCTGTGTGGGGGAAATGACCAGTTGCATTTTTTGTAGTCTAGGGCTCACATACCAGATACTTCTATCAACtggagtagaaggaaaaaaatcatatttttcattcataGAGTCAAATCTTACCAATTCTCAACAATTGAGAAGAAAAATCTGTTTGACTTAGTGACAACTGTGAACTATATGAagtgaatatccaaaatatacaactaccctaataaaatctttcaaagtcAAGaggtcatttatttaaaaagctgcTACTCACTAAATGTATATTACATACAAAGTACAGCCTTAATTAAGcaggcacacaaacacacacaaacatatgtcactaatatttaataaaaactctCATAATTATGTCAATGCTATTTGAATATcacaatcttctctttttattactTATTCGAGCTACTTGAACTATCTGATTTTGACTATTGTACCAATATTTAGGAGGTTGTTTCGGAGAATTTACCATTTCAAGGTTTACCGGGGGTTCATACTTGTCAAGTATAACGAAACTTTTGTGactcttgactttttttttaccCTTTAATCAATGCAGGAATGACCCTTTAATTCAACTCAGATCTGGTGCCAGATTCTGAAGTGCTCGATCTGACCAGAGATTAAAATAGTATTTACATAGATGTGCCTAGGGTTTAAAAACAAGTTGTTAGCAGCATGGATGGAAAATACCAGTAGGTCCCTGGGCTATTTCAAGGATCTACTGGTATTAAAGTCAAATTAAAGAACCTCCGTCTCTGTGTCTGGAAGAAGGAACGAACAGATAGCTACACTACATAATGGCTGTTGGCCCTGTTGAAGATTTCTATTCTTGTTTTCTGGGTGTATGCCTTTAACTGGTGGCTCCTGTCCTCATCAGCATATCAAAATGCTGTTTACTAgacttgggaaaattattttaaaaggtatgTGTGTTACTTTTTGGAGATTAAGTGTGTgtctctcttgtcttttgataACTTGGTCAAAGATGTGTCGATTTGGTCCTTATCAGGGGTTGACCACCTCCTGCTATAGAGGACCAGTCAGTAAATATGTTAGGTTCTGCAGGCCCTATGGGTTCTAGCAGAACGACTCAGCTGTGCCGTGGCAGCACTAATGCACAGACAATGTGTAAATGGATGGGCGTGGCTCTGCGCCCATAAAacttatttatggacactgaattttaaatttcagatgtcctgaaatattattattcttttgatattttttcaaccatataaaaatgtaaaaaccattcttagctcaagagctgtacaaaaacaggtagcAGGCCCAATTTGGCCCAGGGGTGCCGCAGTTCGCTAACACCCCAGGATAGAGCAAGGCTGACCAGATTTAGAGATAAAAGGCTAACATTCTAGACGAAACTCAGGTACCCACTCACGAGGCTATCCTGACTGCTGACTTCCTTACCCTGGTCTCTCTTTCCTCATACGTATCTTTTTGAAGGCATCGGATGAAACTAGTGTTTTAAAGCCCTTTTCTGCTTCAAAATTCTATGATCAATCCTGCCAGAATAATACCGAGGAATAAGCTGAGCCACACACAGTCTCTCCTTGGAATCTCTGGGAAGGAGAATGTGGGGGCTCTGTGGGGTAATGTTTACGATGCCTCTTCTTAGCTCTCGGAACTCAGGCTTGGACATTTCTAGTTGGAGACCACATTATTTCTGAGAATGGGAGCCACACTGACGATGAGACTGGTTTTGATGCTGACTCTCGAGCCCTCCCGTCAGTACTGCACAAACAGACGACGAAAACCTCGTCCCTAGAAGTACTTCTACGGCAAGTGCCTATTGGCAACCTGTGTGGAGCTCATTCCAAGAGTGTAGTTATGGAGCAAAACTAAGGTAAAGCTTCTTTCAGCTGGAGAtgatctttcagctctaagaATCTGGGGAGCAGGAAAACAATTTCAAGTCTGTACCTTCATCTCATTTTActaagtagaattttaaaaaactacacacacacatacacacacccaggCAACCGATCAACAGACACTGGAGGAAGGCCTAAGAGTTCTGGGCCAATCTTCTGAGACGCAGTTTTATTTACCTGGAGGTGAGGAAACGCAGACAGGATATTAGGAATTTTCTCTTCTAGAGCCAAAATGGTTTGGAGAAGAATTATGTCCGCGAGGCTCAGCTGATTACCAACAAGAAACCTTTGTCCGTGATCCCTTAAGACCTGCGGGATAGAAACGTCCTGCATCGGTTACAATTCTCGACATGGAGAAACTGACGGAGGTATTGGATCAGTGCAGTGTCTGAGAAGGCGTGAAACTAGGCCTTGTCCTTTCATCCTTTTATAAATAACATCAACTAAGAGGACGCTCCCTGTATCAGGAGAGAGAAACCAAAGGCGTAGAAATGAAAGCATCATTAAATATCTGCTTTACAGCAGAATGAGCCTGAAGAGGGGAAGGAAACATTCTGGATTTAGCACCCAGCGCTTTACAAGGGGACATCTACACCACGAATGCATCTACAGAAATGAATTAGCCCTGATGAATTCAGGAGGCTGGGGGGCACGTGATGTAAGAAGTCAGCTATAGGTCCTGTCTAGGGAGTCCAATGTCGTCTGCCAGTTCTGGGTTTCTATGAGGGACTCATGGTCACAAACTAGATGCGACTATAAAAAAAGCAGACTTGCACATCTCCCAagacagagaaaattaaaagcacGAGAGTTCATCTCGGCTCCCGTGTTGAGAGTAACCTACAGGTGCGGGTTCACAGGAACAGATGACAATCAGGGAGAGGCAAGAACAGTGGCAGAACAGAGGGGATCCCTTTGCAGTGGACTCTTAGATGCCCATGAGGGTGAGTttgtgtgcacatgcgtgtgcatgtacgtgtgcatgtgtgtttgacAGGGACTCTGTGTACGACTCCAAATTAAATACGACTCTGGAGCCAGAGTCGGAGAGTACAATGAATCCAGAATTTATAGTCAGAGGCCAGGGCTCCAATCCTGCCTCCAACCTTGGGCGCGTCACTCAGTCTCTCTGTGACTGTTTCATTATGTGTAAAAGAGAGGTAACAGTTTTTAGCTCATGTGTTGGGAGCAGCCTTGATGCACTCTGGGCCACAGGGACAGAAGAACCAGCAGTGACCTGTCTGCAAAGCACCTGTTCCTCCCTTATCACACATTTctgcattatattttatattcacaaaGTGCCTATGGGCAGGAGACCATGAAACCAGGCGACAGAAAATACGGCTCCTTCATCTGAAATCTAATTCCGCAAGGATGGCCAGAAGAAGTCTGCCAATTCTAGGTTTACGTGCTGTTTTTtgattgaaacatttaaaaatattcctctcAGTTGAGGAAAAGAGGAGTTTGAAGCTCAGAAAAGCAGATATAGTAataagatgaggaaaataaaacagaaacaaaaatagcaaagggaagagaaatagaaCAGCAATGGCTCTTTTCTTCCAATAGCACGTCTGACACACATTGCCCGTTAAAGCAATGACCATGGAATGGAAGAATGACGCAACTGGGGAGTTTCTGCTTTTCTGTATCCTACATATGTGGGCACCTGGTGAATGTGCAGGAACAGTAATGCACACATGGGGTGAGCCCATATTTCTCCAGGCTTCCGAATAATGTGGTCCTAGTAGAGTCTGAGGGGCTCCAAGACATCCTGGCCTTGTGCTGGTGGCCACTGTCCACTCTCAGGTGTCCAGTGGGGTTAGTCCAATGGGGCTCAGCTTTACCCAGCCCTGAGCAGCAAGGGGCATGGCAGCAGCTGCTTTGTGGTCGGGTTATGCTGTGCGCACAGGCTTCTCTGCCACCTACCTTTTCAAACACAGGAAAGTATCTAATGATAGCCTTCTGGGCCATGTTGACCACTTCTTTTTGCTGATCATCTGGTTTTAGGAAAGGATGCATGATGATCAATTCCAGGAGATCCAGCGTCCCCTCCACATACATGTCaatccttaaaacaaaaaagcagctttctcagtttcctctctttgAACTCATCGGTTTTTACCACTAAGAATTCAGAGTGCTTTTCTCTTAAGGCTCTGGCAACTTAAGTACCATGAAGCATTTACCTACATCTGTCTCTTAAGAGCAAAGATGCAAAGTCACTTCTAGTTGTAATTCAcaaaatcatttggaaaaatttGTCACAAATCAGAAAGCACAATAGTCCACTCCTCCACCCGCATCCTGCACCCACGCTCAGTGTGGGTGGAACTTCACATTTATGAAAAGAGTGCATATCATTTATGGAATGCTTGGTATGTACCAGGCAGAGTGCTAAACACTCTACATCCAATATGTCACTGAATCCTGTGACATTATGAGGAACGTGCTATCAATATCCTATTGTACAGGAAACTCATCAGGACCCCGGAACTTAGCATTTTTCCTAGTATCATACATCGAGCAAATACAAGGACCAGGCTTTGAGTTCACATTATAATCCAGAGCACGGTATCCCAGTCCTTGCATGTCACAGCAGCTTTCTGTTCCTAATACTCAAAGACAATCAATTTGCAAGAAAGGCAAAAGCAGCATCAAAGTGTTTAAAGATGTTGAAACCTGAATCCATCACACCCCAGGGTCAGGATCCAATATCTGAATTCAACTGCTTTCTATCATTTTACTCAGACTCTCTGTCCTGATTTTCCCACTGGTTTTTGTTCCCTGTTCACACTAATGACACAAGACATAAAGCAGTCAGGATGCGCTGGAGAGGACTGCTAATCAGCTAGGGTGTCAGCAAGCTGACAAACAAGAACGCTCGAGAGGAGCCTCAGTACAGGGTTCTCTCCTTGAGGTCCTTGCCAAAGAGGT from Equus przewalskii isolate Varuska chromosome 19, EquPr2, whole genome shotgun sequence encodes the following:
- the LOC103553249 gene encoding glutathione S-transferase A4 isoform X2, which codes for MAAKPKLHYPNGRGRMESVRWVLAAAGVEFDEEFLETKDQLQKLQDGNHLLFQQVPMVEIDGMKLVQTRSILHYIADKHHLFGKDLKERTLIDMYVEGTLDLLELIIMHPFLKPDDQQKEVVNMAQKAIIRYFPVFEKVLRDHGQRFLVGNQLSLADIILLQTILALEEKIPNILSAFPHLQEFTVKISNIPTIKKFLEPGSKKKPPPDDIYVRTVYNLFMP
- the LOC103553249 gene encoding glutathione S-transferase A4 isoform X1; the encoded protein is MAAKPKLHYPNGRGRMESVRWVLAAAGVEVSCLGWRRGEVPVVCWSALSPLGCLEGAVQGQTQFDEEFLETKDQLQKLQDGNHLLFQQVPMVEIDGMKLVQTRSILHYIADKHHLFGKDLKERTLIDMYVEGTLDLLELIIMHPFLKPDDQQKEVVNMAQKAIIRYFPVFEKVLRDHGQRFLVGNQLSLADIILLQTILALEEKIPNILSAFPHLQEFTVKISNIPTIKKFLEPGSKKKPPPDDIYVRTVYNLFMP